Part of the Etheostoma spectabile isolate EspeVRDwgs_2016 chromosome 21, UIUC_Espe_1.0, whole genome shotgun sequence genome is shown below.
AGTGTTTTCCTTTACCTTTCTCCAGCTCACTGATCCTGTCCACCAGGGCGTTCAGCGTGCTCTCTGTCTTCAGCCTGTAGGCGGCTGTGGCATTGGACAGCATGCTCTTCTCCTGCTCCAGGTTGGTGACTTTCTTCAGGAGCTGCTTCTCCAGCTGCCCGAGCCGACGCTGCAGCAGGTCGCGGAGCTCGCTGGGAAACGAGGCGCCAGACACGTTGGCTCGCAGCTGCTGTTGCTGAAGGAGGATGGACAGGACAACATGAGCAGGAAGAGCAGACAGAGGATCAGCTGCAGATCATCACCAGCTCTATAAGTCCATTCTTCTGCATGACTGATTGACAGGCCGGCAGATGAAGTTTCAGGATTGTTTCTCACAGTTTTCCAATCCTTTGATCTGATGATCTTATTTGAACTGTTATGTTAAATGAACTGTGGTAATAAACGATCCCCAGTATGTGCCTTTTAATGTATTATAATCCATGAGAGGTCAGAGTTACTTACACTTTCCCATTTTTACACTACTGGAAgacatttttgattatttttagaGCACTTTAATAAGCGGACAAGCACAGTAAACACACGACACGTGATCGGCCCTGCGCAACAGGAAGTTCAATGCTGGCCAATTAGACACTTAATCTCTTTCTCACTTATACCTGTTTGATACGTACTAGTGTTTCTCAGAAGTGCCAGTCTTATGTTGAACAGTGAACCCAAAAGGTGTGGTAATCCTATGAATCCGCTCCAAGATCTAAACTGTGCTTTTACGCACAGCTTTTGCCCAGAGGGGTACTCTTTGCGCATTTGGTTCTGACCTACCTCCAAGTTCTCCAACCGATCCTTGAGCCCTTGCATGGTTTTTCCAAGACTGTCGATGGTGTCATTTGGATCTCTGGGAACGTCGCCCATtgtattttgcttttctttgccCCAGGAACCCCCCTTTTCGTTAATTCTATCATCCGTGGCCGAGGCGCAGAGCGACAGCTTGGTGGTCAGCTCGTTGATGGTGCCTCTCTGTTTGGAAATCGTTTCTTTCTGCTGTAAGATTGTCTCCCTTAGCTGCATGACGGTGTTTCTGAGCTCCTCTTCCTGGCTCCCGGCGTTTAGCTCGGGTAACAATGTCACAGGGCAACTGGCGTCGCCGCTGAGGGGTATTGCCCGGCAGATATACCGCTTCCCATCGTCCGCCTGGCCGCTCGCTAATCGACCGCAGCCCAGtgcacaaaaacataacaaTCCGTACAAGTGGGAAAGCATACTGGCGGCGTTTACTGCCAAGTGAAAAGCTCTCTAACAAAATCTACTCGTAAGTTTAGCGCGTAAAAGTGAATCCTAAACAGGTCCACTCCAAAAGCAACACGTAGGCCTACAACTATTTCTACAAAGTAGTGCCATGCCTGACCAACGAAATGAAGGAAATTCTGAGCAGAAAATCCGATCAAGGGTGACTCGGCCACTGTAAGCCCGGTTAATGTGGCTTGTGTAAAAGGAACTATTTCTGTCGCAAACAGTGTGGTGCCGATCGGACAGCTCCTCTGAGGAAAGAGGattaccaacaaaaaaaaaaaaaaaagtgtctgttgAAGCTTCTGGATTGGTTGTAGTAGGTTGACGTCACCGAGCAGCTGTGTCAAACATGTTGATTTATTTGGAAAGTTAATTAAGCAATGAAGACTCTGGACAATTAGTTATTGCACAACAGTTGATAAAGGATTGTCACAAGGATGGAAAAGGTGTGATTTATCTTTGATGCATTCTGATGTTCTCTGAACCctaattcatttattattagCTACAAAGCAACACTGAGTTCTGGCTAGAAAGGTTGCTATCACAACTTTCATGTGAAAAAAGGGcactcaatcaatcaagctatttttttcaacattaaatcACCTCTTAATTTGCCTACTGCCAGCTTTTTGTGTgggacacattttattttattcaatgaTGCATGCaacttttttggttttaaattacattttttacttgAAAGTAATTATATCAGGCAGCTTAacttccctctgaaatgtagatgAGTAGAAGTAGGCTATAGTAACAAATACAGTAGGAATACTCAAGTATGTACaacaaaattgtacttaagcaCAGTAGTTTACATTTTTGGAGGGAAATGGCAAAGAGAAGAGTGATTCGGAGGCCTAAGGGGCACTTCATGACAGAGTTTCTCAAACCATCAAAAACATGACAAGTTGTTATAAATGCAGGTCAGTCACCTCAATAAAGGAAGCAGTGAAAAAACAGGATGTGGTGATAAACAATTAGTTTCCTGCCTGGTTGGgaaatgtcaataaagcctGGTGTGCGCACTGGAAGAAATACCACTGTGCTTTGAACATGGCGTCCAACCATGCTCCAAGTCACACGTGACTGTGCACAGTCAAGCAGTGAATCTTCAATGACAGTAGAAACTGTTTGGATGTGTTCACTAAATACACATTGTTCAATTGAGGTGTTTCAAAACAGCAAAGCAACCCAGCGGTAGAAATTCGAAATTTGCTGGAAATAACAATCAGATCAAGACATCAATGAAATCACTGTTGTTCAAGTGAGAACGTGACAAGTTGTGTGTTACTAAGTAACTAAGTAACACACAACTGTGTGTAAGTACCACTGTAAGTACCAGTCTTACACGCAGTTAGTCTAATGTCAACACATTACGCATCATGTCTGTCATGACTGACTCATGTCAATGAAATATTTCATAAATCCGCCATCTTTGACCAGATAGTACCATTTGAAATAGAAAGCCTCATTCGTCACATAACTTATTAAGTCTCATATCTTAAGTGATTTCCAAGTTTTTAGTGATTACAAAACAGGTTCAGATGCAATGGaaattctaataataataataatgaattaaatttgtatagcgcttttcccaagctcaaagtcgctttacagagtagaaacagtaaagacattataatatatatatatatatatatatatatatatatatatatatatatatatatatatatatatatataaaaaaaataaggatgggcagaacagaagagatgggtctgaaaaatggtgagggactcagagatgcggatctcatgggggagggagttccagagcctgggagctgccctggaaaaggctctgtccccaaaactgcggagctttgacttggggacgTAGAGGAGACCTGCTGAGGTGGATCTGAAGGACCGtgaaggttggtagggggagaggaggacagtgaggtatgacgGGGCAAGGTGGTGCATGGCTTTGTAGGTAAGGACCAGGATTTTGTAAGTGATCCGGTGAGAAATGGGAAGCCAGTGTAGCTGTCAATTCTGTCTATGAAATGCagttttattcaatattaaacATGTCGGCCCCGTCCAAAAAGCTCATGAAATGAACCCGGGGCATTGCGAGATGATTAATGAGGCAGGAAAGAAGATAACAAAGTTCTTTATGTGAAATACTTGGATAATCTCACCTCTTTGGCCTTAAACACCTAAACGCATCTGAGAATATCAGAGGGGGAAATGATTGGAACCACTGGTTTAATCCTAAACAATGCCTTACATTTTATAAGCTtagaatgtgttttttcataGAAAATATTCACTTGAAAGTCATTACATCTGGCAAATAAAcctccctctgaaatgtagatgAGTAGAAGTAGACTATTGCACGAAATAAGAATACTCAAGTATGTACAACAAAATTGTACGCAagcacagtacttgagtaaatggaCTTTCTACCACTGTTACTTTCCAACACTGTTAGATTTGAAAgcacagaagaaaaaacagaaaaatatgaaaCCTTTTCAGGATGTGGCTGATTTAGCTGATAAGGTATCTGGATATATTGTATCAAATCTGACAATGCAACACTGCAATAGaacacattaatttaaaaaaaggtttgctGTCAAATATTTTAGTTGGGATCATGTATTCCATAATTTGTATTTAGATTGTACACATGACAACTACCACACAATTGTACATAAatgtacatacatttaaaaaaaatacatgcattctttttttttgtattttacagcagagaaagaaagaaagaaagaaagaaagaaagaaagaaagaaagaaagaagcaggATCTGGCAGCAGTGATTGACCATCAACACCTTCCCAGGGTTTGGTTGCTTTTCAAAGCCTTTCAAACCAATTACCATCATCAGCGACAGACCTGGCCCCCCTTGGTTGAACCCAAAATGTTTTACTCTGACATCACACCTATTTTTGGCTTACTAGGTGACAAAGACTAAACGTATCTGCAAGTCCAATTCAAACTCCAGCTAATTAAAAACAGCTCAGGGAAATGGGACAACACTTACATTGAAACAATTTCCAACACCAACCACATTCAAAAAGCTGGAAGAGTGTTTGCTCTGAGTCTTAAACAATtgtttatccccccccccccNNNNNNNNNNTAAGTGCACATAGGTTGAAACAGTGAATGTGCATGGGAGCTTTAGATGCATGAATCTAATATTCAGGGTATTGTTGATGATTCAGCCTCAGCCTCAAAGAAAGCACACTTCTTTCTACATGAGAAATAACGCAGGGCTGATCAGGCCTCACCATCAGGGCATCAGCAGCCGCAGCTGTgcactgaaaacacacaaatctAATGGACACATGAGTGGTTTTTGGAAAGCAAGAGAACCAGTGTGTCATCCACTCTCCACTCTCAGAATAAAAGCCCctgtcacacacaaaaaaaagcccaCTAATGAAACAAACAGGACAGTGCAATAAGCCTGACACAAACATCTTTTAACAGATCGTCATTACTTAGGGAacagagagcgagaaagagaaTGAGAATGTCACATTATACGTCAAATTACCTCTTACATTATACATGACATTAAGTGAAAGGCTTTTGCAGTCTTTTGCCAGTGGGTTCACTCTATGGAAAGAGGATACTATAAAGGAGAGAATTATGAATTTAAACCCATTAGGAAAGAATCTTTCAACCCGACTTAATTATGTCCAAAGCTATTGAAATAAGcattatgaaaaagaaaaaaatgtcaagccTTGTTACCATCTACACACACTTTTAATTTGTGTGCATGACAGCAACTTGTTAACAATGACTTGCTAATgcaagaaagaagagagagagaaaactatCTGGATTCATGAAAACCAGAACAGCCATTGCAAACATAATTTTTTGGCTCCCATCCTCTCAAATAGTTTCATGAGCCATATCACCTACAAATTAATTGACAAAACCACAAAACTCCCTACTCCAGATTACTGGCTGACCTATATTAATGTCACACGTCTATCTTCGAGCACTGTCTTACGAAAATGAGAGCCATTCCAAAAATCTACTCTAAAGATCaatataaaagacaaaaacacacatataagGAGAATTTAGATCAATTTTCTCCTTCAGTGGGCTGCCATCTTGTGGTGAAAAACAAACCGTGTTAACTGTGTAATAAATgaattgaaacaacaaataaaaaaacttaattCTTTTCTGAGACGTTCCATATTGCGGCCCACCCCTCATAATTCTTCATGCATCAGTTATTATCCGTCATAATTCCCATTAATGTTGCGATCTTTTATGTTGCCAGGTTGTGAAATTTCCATCTGGCTGGTCTTAATTCTCCTCTGGCATGACACTTACATCGTATTTTAAGCATCGGGAAGATCCCTCCACTAATCCAGTTGACCCCTGTCGTTCTGAAAAAGAACTGCAGAATATCTTAAACAAAATTAATACACATTTACAGATTAATACACATTGAATTACATAGATAGGGGATTGtggtaaaaacattaaattaattcATAACTGCAGACTTGTTGGCTTATTAGGAATTGCAAAACTCATGAACTAATTGAAAATACGGAATTAATGGATTTAAAagagttttgttttcatttataatacagtaataaaatctacccaatactgctatGGGTGTCGAGGTGCTTTATATGCTCTATTTCATTTGGACGAGATACAGTGTGCCTACACTTCCCAGATGGTACTGCCCATAAACATTTATGCAATGGTACTGCCCATGGATGAGACCATGCGCAGTTACCCGCAAATTTACTTTCTTTGCTAACAATCCTGGGAGCCTGATGACCATCGAAAACGATGGTCTTACATCCACTGTTTTTGACTGTGTATCGTTCCGCTGGTActagaaaaaacattttgacaaataaaattTATTTACAAAGAATTCACCTTAATTGTTTCAATTGTCTGCATATATCCTTGTTGGACAAacattattatactgtatatatatatttatagggAAAATTTGATACACAATACGCGGAGGGATATCACACATCTTTGCTGTTCGCAAACCcggagcagcagcagcgagAGCGCGGCGGATACGGAGCGACAGTTTCCTGTCTGTGGTGCTGGGTAAGTGCAAATGCTtcgatttttcttttaaacgtTGGCAAAATAGTAGGTTTTCTCCACATCACCCTGTTAAGGAATAACcttcaaacatgtttttgtctgaGAAAAGGTGTTTACTCCCTGTGGcctgtgtttattttctcttccAGGTTTGAGTCAAACGTCAGGGTATGCGCGAGCGCTTTCTTTCTTTGGGAAAGCTAGCGTGTTAGCTAACGGTTGCTAACGTGTTATGCAAAAGTAATGTTATATGTGCCTGTTTTGCCTTTATTGAACGGATGCATAAGCTTGTAACTCCTCTTAGTAATAAAATGGTTAACGCTTTGACGCCAAAACTCCATATTTTTAATTCACAAATGCTGTCGGGAGTATACAAAAATTGTTCTAGCTGATGCCAGTTACGATGTCATCACTGTGCGCCCACTAAGAGAGGCATGTTTGTGAATCTGTTACCGGTTTGCTTGGCAAACCTGTTTGGTCAAACACTGTAACTTCCTCGTAACAACCAAGActgtattttctctaaatgttcaacaaatatatatatatatagttatatatttaCTTAGATTAACGGCAACGAATTTATTTCCCCCCTTCCATTTCTTCAGTGCACATGAGATCACAGTGAGATCTGTGCAGACTGCTGTCTGCTCCCTTTCCCCACCACAACAGCCCGGTCTGTCCCATCTGCCACCATGGCCTTTGTGCCCGCGCCCAGCCCCACTGTGGTCGACCAGACTACACTTATGAAGAAATACCTGCAGTTTGTGGCTGCACTCACAGACGCTAACACACGTAAGTCTATGGACCTCGCAGTGAAATGCTAACGTCAGACAGGAGTTCTGTCAGATGCCCGACATGTCAGAAGAAAGTTCATAATGATGCAGTTTCCCATCTGTATTTCATTCCATTTAAATTATCAAGCGCACTTTTGCTTCAGTTGTTTgctactgtaaatgtaaattgaTGCACTCCTGAGTTTGGTGTTACCTTCAAAAGTCATACCCAGCAGTGATTTAGAGCCTAAGGCTTTTCATTTCATCGTTTTATTTTTGCTTACTTCATGCTAACTTTTGggctggttttattttttagagcatCAACAGGTTATCAGATGAAGTATTGATTAGTGTGGATGCAACTTATCCCACTActttaaatcaactttttttaaacatttggcAATTATTAAGAGTAGTAAGGGGTTTGTATGATATGAGTTGCTGTAATTAATGtagctataaaaatagaaagtgtctcataatattaatataatattttttgtttggaataaaagttacaaattcaaaaaacacatttctcatACATATTTATTGCATTGCACTTTTTCCTGCTAAGTTTCTACAAAACAAATGATGGTTTAGATAAGGCACTTGTGCTTCTCATGGGCGATGTGATGAGAGCGATATGCTTTAGTCCAGTCAAaggtgcgtgtgcgtgtgtgtgtgtgtgtgcgtgtgtgtgtgattcttgATGTACCTTTTGATCAAACTGGACGCTGAAAGTAAAACTGATAAGATCTGAAAGCCCCTGCTAAGCACATGGAGACGGCCATGATAAGTGAAACTGTATCATTAGCAAGTATGAGTAATGGCGACATTCTGTCCTTCAACTTCCAGCTGATGAAACTAAGCTAAAGATGATGCAGGAGGTCAGCGAGAATTTCGAGGTACGTGTGATGAATGTTCTCAGTGTGTGCTGAAGGGGATTCATTTTAATTGTCTCTTGATTTATTATAATGGATATTTAAGAAGTTTGATAGATTCCACAAAAACCTAATTCTCTAAGGATTTGTTTGAGCTGTAACTGAACCTAGGAAATATTCAGTACATTTTTGATGCAGGGATGTATGCCTGCAGCAAAGAAGCAGAATCTTTGATGAACATTTGCACAGCACTGAAACGTGACTGCAGGATATACTGAGTTTCTACACAACATGACATGTCTTGGACTTTCAATTTCAGAACGTGACATCTTCACCTCAGTACTCCACCTTCTTGGAACACATAATCCCTCGCTTCCTCACGTTTCTTCAGGATGGAGAGGTTCAATTCCTCCAAGAAAAACCTACACAGGTATGTGGCTTCTTCAATCTAGTCAGCAATGTTCAAAACCTACAGACAAGTTTAGCAGAAATACTGATTTGGTCACTGCCATTATTCTCAGTAATAAATCAACATTAAGAAGCATGACTGCAGTGGTAGATGTGGTCCAACGTTCACAGTTGAGCTGACTCGCTTGCTTTAATAATAATCCCATACACCCACTTTTGATTTAATCAGTTCATTTGATCATACCAAATGGTATAATTGTTCCAAAGTTGAAGTGTTGACTTAAAATGGTATCCATTTTTTCAGCAATTGAGAAAGCTGGTCCTGGAAATCATCCACCGCATTCCAACAAATGAACACCTTCGTCCACACACCAAGAACATCTTGTCTGTGATGTTCCGCTTCCTGGAGGTATGAGTTCTATTCTCTTACAACAgaacatttaaagttttttttttcattttacctcATTCCCTTACTATATAACTGTATTTTTACCACTCATAGTTGAGTTGCTTGACTGTTTAACAGCTAATCGGTTTCCAAAACTCAGAAAATGCATATTGAGTAAGCTGCTACATGTCTGTGGCACTAACAGTTTGCTTTTTG
Proteins encoded:
- the nptx2b gene encoding neuronal pentraxin-2b, with the translated sequence MLSHLYGLLCFCALGCGRLASGQADDGKRYICRAIPLSGDASCPVTLLPELNAGSQEEELRNTVMQLRETILQQKETISKQRGTINELTTKLSLCASATDDRINEKGGSWGKEKQNTMGDVPRDPNDTIDSLGKTMQGLKDRLENLEQQQLRANVSGASFPSELRDLLQRRLGQLEKQLLKKVTNLEQEKSMLSNATAAYRLKTESTLNALVDRISELEKGGGDFKSPEQFKLSLPQRTNYLYGRITKSLPEMYAFTLCMWIKSSASPGIGTPFSYGVPGQANEIVLIEWGNNPIELLINDKVAQLPLEVRDGKWHHICISWTTRDGQWDAYQDGGKLGTGDNLAAWHPIKPGGVIILGQEQDVVGGRFDAGQAFVGELSQVNIWDRILKPVEIQSMANCSSYIPGNVISWLATNVEVFGRGAFKRPLEMCLERLPNA